In Segatella copri, the DNA window CTTTTGAATCTCCTCCATAGAGTTAATTTGTATGGGTCTGTGATAGCATAGTCTATTTTATTATCGCAACGCTCTATGTCGAATATATCGTGAATGAACATGATAACCTTCGTTTTAATTCCAGTAAGGTCAATACCTTCATAGAATTGTCCGAAGGCTATATAGAAACAATTAATGGAATTCTCAGAAATGAAATCCCTAAGTGTTTTTTTTGAAACATCATAGAGTTCTATACCATAAGACTTAGCATATTCGAATAAGTTGTATTGTTGCGCTATTCCTCGGTGTGAATCGTATATACCATAAATAAAGACGTCATCCGTTTTATGTTCAAACAGACAATCGTATACTGCCTTAGTGAAACTCAATGCGCCACCAACTCCATCAGGATGTTGGAATGGTAGCATATCTATCAATATTCTTTTTGCCATAATTTTATATCTCCTATTTTTTAGTGCTTTTACTCATTGCGACGATATATAATGGTATGAAACGTCCAAACCATATAACAAATGCGTCAACACCGAAAATTAATGTCATAACTAACAAAGCTCCTATAAAGCATCTATAATCATCGAATTTTGCAAATGATAATATGTAAAAAGCATATAATAATAATACACCAATAATTCCAAAATCATAGAAAAAAACTTTGTATCCAGAGTCACCAAAATTTGAGTAGTCGTAATCACGCCCTAAGATAATGTCTGATGTTTGTAGATAAGATTCATATTCAGCATCAAAACTTTTGGTTACTCTATTGTTTCCAGCCATTTCTCCATCATTTATTTCGAGGCGTAATATAATTAGATTGTGGAGCATATTGTCTCCATTTTTATATATAAATGAGCCTCCTACTATTGCGCTTAATAGAATGATGATAGAAAGACATTTTATGAAAATCTTTTTCCGCTCAATCCATAAGTTTAAAAATACTATTGCAGTGAGATATACATATCCGGCAAGTGAAAACGAAATGACAAGACCTATGAGTAGGGAAATGTTGTACCAGCGTTTCCATTTGCCTCGTTGTGTCATTAGTAGAAGTGCTGTTATAGACCCAAGATAAGTAGGCTCTAGAAATATGGATTGAAAACGGGGAATGATGGTAAAGAGTGTACGGTCATCAATCAGGAAAAGAAAGTAATTGGAGAATGAATAGAAACCATCATTGAAAACCATATTGACATTCGGTAATGGAAAGCCAATGATGTACAATAGAAAATACGGATATGATATTATCAAAAGACCTCCGAGCATTTTTGATAATATTGTGGAAATATATTTAAGTAGCTTTCTGTCATACTGAAAGATAAAAAGCATCATTAAAGCATTAAATATAGTACCAATATATGCATTGATGTTTAGAGAATTTACCATGTTTTGATAAAATCCTAATAGTGCAAATGCTATTGTTGGTAGCAAAAAATACGATTCTGTAAAAATTGGGTGACAGGATGTCTTTGACAAGAGATAACTGGCTGTTCCTAAAAGAAATGCAATAATTGGATAATATGAGTGCATTGGCACCATGAACCAAACATTCATAGAGCCAAAGAATGCTACGAAAATAGAAGAAACAAAAAGCATATTGGCTATCTGTCGTCTTTCGTATTTATATAATTTTCCAATATTAATCTCCATTGTTATTTTCTCTTTATAAGTTTAATGAAATAGTTTCTTTCCGACTTAGTAAAAGTGAAAAACCATATTGCAACACTGCTTGCCATCAATGATACCATTCCTGTGATAAGAAATCTGAATGGAAATTGCTGTATACTTGTCATCAAATGACATACGACACATTCTATGACGCATAGAGGTACAAGTGGTATAATCACTTTGGATATGTAGTTCCTAATATTCAGATTTGCTGAATGATGCATATATGGTAGTCGGAATAATGCTACCAGTAATTCTATTGCAATATAGCATGCCATAGCAACTTCTATAGAGCCTCCCAACTTGAGTGCTCCCCACATGATAGGAATAAGCAGTATTTTGGGCAATGTCGTGGCTATGGTATAGATCTTGATTTTGCCCATTGCTTGATTGGCAGCATGAAGTCCTAAAGTTGTCTGGTCACAGATGAAAGCTATCATGAGTGCTCGACAGAAAACCTCTGTATTTGGTGGTACAGTCTTTAGCCAAAAAGCCAATATGCTTGGCATCTCATACATTAGAGGTATCGATATGATTATCATTAGCGCTGAAGAAAATTTACTCTCTTTACCTGCTAAAGAAAGCATCTCATGTCGGTCACCTTGTCCTTCGGCCTTCATAATTTGTGGATTCATGGCATTAAGGATCGAGGTTGACACAAATCTGATGGCTCCGTTCACTTGTGAAGCTATGCCGAATGATGCATTCATGATGGTACCGAATACTTTGTTCAGGATAATGGCCGTACCTTGAGTCTGGGATAATCCCGCCAACATGCCGAAGGTTGTCCAACCTGCAAAACCTACTATCTGACCCATGCATTGATTGTCTATGATATTTCGTTTGAAGGTAATTCTGCTTTCCTCATATTTTATTTTGCAATAGCCGAAATACGCCATAAAGTTGAGCGATAAGATGACCAGCATCATTATGGAATAGAAAATCAGTTTGTCTACATCTAAGTTCATCAATACGATAGCCAGTGCCAATTTCAAGACACCATCTATAACTTCCACAACAGATATATAAACAATGTTTTCATGTGCAATAAGCAAAGCCTTGAATGGTGTAGAGCCAATGGTCATGACCAGCATCAGTATTGTAACATAATATACAGCCAATGCAGCGTTTACTCTGTCTGCTGCTATATTCAGAAAAGAACCTACCACATAATTTCCTATAGGAATGAGGATAGCGCAGAAAATTGCACAGATGATTATGTGTACTAATAAGCTATTGGCAAATACCTTTTTGACATATTCCTTGTCGCCAGCACCATAATAATAGGATATGTATCGTTGGGTTGTAACTACAAGCGAATTGGCAAGATACCCAAACATTCCTACTACACCTGCCACAACAGAATAGACTCCATAATCGCTGATATTCAATGCCTCAAGAATAAGACGGGTAGAATATAGCGAGAGGCAGATATTGATGATGGATTTTGTATATTGAGCTATCGTGTTAGTGATAATTCTTTTGTTTGCATCCATACTAGTCTTTCCTACGAATTGACTTTTCCTAATAAGTCATCTTTTATAATGTATAAACTTGATAGAATAATTCCTAATACTAGCATTCCCAGTACAAATAGCATACGCTTTGGCTTGGCTGCTTTTATTGGCACTGCAGCTCCTTTTACTACCGTAAAGGCTGGCGTGCGTTCTTGTACTTTTGCTTTGGCTGCCTGATATTGTGTTACCATTGCACTATAAGCATTATACTTTAGCTGCATATCGTTTTCCATATCATCTTGCTTTGATTGCAAACTAGCCAACTGCACATCAGTATTGGCATCAGCGTATGAACCATATCTTTGGCGAGCTTTTTCGTACTCATGCTTTGCTTCAGTCATGAGGGTCTTATAGTATTGTTCGTCTACACGAGCTTTGCGGGTTCGGTAGTTTGTGATATATACCTGAAGACGCTCTTTTACGGAATCTGCAATAGTCTTGCAAATCAGTGGGTCTTGAGCCTCTGTAGAAATGGTGATAACAGCAGTTTTCTTGTCAATATTGATTGTGATGTTCTTACGGATGGCTGATGCTACATCATCTTGTTTCTTTGAAAGCATGTAAGGATTGATCTTTTTAGAAACTCTTGTTGCTTTCTTCTCTTGAAAGAGTTTTTTGATGTAACCAAATCCCTTTGCCCAGAAAGTATACTCTTGATGTTTAGTCAGATAATCGTAATAACTGCATTTTACGTTTCCGTCTTTTGTTTTTACCTTGATATCAAATAATCCAACTACGAAACCATTGTCTTCCATCAAGTCAGGGTAGAGCATCGGGTTTATAGCGTCGGTTGTCTCCATATTTCCAAGGTCAATACCAAAAGAAGAGGCCAACGAACCTAGTGTACCACCAATATTTGAATTGTTGTTCACCTCAGGTGCTAAACTCAGACTTGATGTATATGTACGAGGTATACAAAGAATATATGCGCAAGAGAGAACAAATACTATAGGTAATACGATATAGTATAGTTTTCTCTTAGACCATATCTTCTTTATAATGATTCTGAGATCAATTACCTCAAGGTTATTATTATTTTTTTCCATTTTTGCTTTGTAATCAATTTCTTACTTACTCATATTAGCAATCGTAGCAATCATGGCGGCGATGCTGCTCATGCTGCTTCCCATACTCATCATTTCGGCGGTACTCATCTTCCGCTTCAACTTAGCTGGGATGACAATCTCGCTGCCTGGCTGCACTTTGGCACCATGAGAGAGCTTGGCTACCTTGCCATTCATATAGATGATGTATGCCTTGCTCTTTAATGCATCTGAGGCAAAACCACCTGCCTGATCGATATAGTAGCTTGCCTTCTTGCCCTTTTCGTAGGCTACCGTATTGGCAAACATTACGGCACCATTGATCTTTACCGTACCATTGTACTGAGGAATGACCAGACGGTCGCCCTCTCGTAAGATGATGTCGGCATCACTGCCTGGGTTCGCCAGTGCTTCTGGAAGGTCGATACCTACAGGATATTCGCTAGGTACATTGAACTTCTCTATGTTGGTACGCTCTACATCCTTAGAGGTCTGCGAGATGGCACTGGCATTGTTGCTGCTGGAGGCTAGCTGCAGAAGATTTTTCTGTATCTCTTCGCGCTGCATCTTCAATACTGCCTCCATGCGCTGCTTCTCTTGTTCGTTGGCTT includes these proteins:
- a CDS encoding chain-length determining protein, with protein sequence MEKNNNNLEVIDLRIIIKKIWSKRKLYYIVLPIVFVLSCAYILCIPRTYTSSLSLAPEVNNNSNIGGTLGSLASSFGIDLGNMETTDAINPMLYPDLMEDNGFVVGLFDIKVKTKDGNVKCSYYDYLTKHQEYTFWAKGFGYIKKLFQEKKATRVSKKINPYMLSKKQDDVASAIRKNITINIDKKTAVITISTEAQDPLICKTIADSVKERLQVYITNYRTRKARVDEQYYKTLMTEAKHEYEKARQRYGSYADANTDVQLASLQSKQDDMENDMQLKYNAYSAMVTQYQAAKAKVQERTPAFTVVKGAAVPIKAAKPKRMLFVLGMLVLGIILSSLYIIKDDLLGKVNS
- a CDS encoding lipopolysaccharide biosynthesis protein; protein product: MDANKRIITNTIAQYTKSIINICLSLYSTRLILEALNISDYGVYSVVAGVVGMFGYLANSLVVTTQRYISYYYGAGDKEYVKKVFANSLLVHIIICAIFCAILIPIGNYVVGSFLNIAADRVNAALAVYYVTILMLVMTIGSTPFKALLIAHENIVYISVVEVIDGVLKLALAIVLMNLDVDKLIFYSIMMLVILSLNFMAYFGYCKIKYEESRITFKRNIIDNQCMGQIVGFAGWTTFGMLAGLSQTQGTAIILNKVFGTIMNASFGIASQVNGAIRFVSTSILNAMNPQIMKAEGQGDRHEMLSLAGKESKFSSALMIIISIPLMYEMPSILAFWLKTVPPNTEVFCRALMIAFICDQTTLGLHAANQAMGKIKIYTIATTLPKILLIPIMWGALKLGGSIEVAMACYIAIELLVALFRLPYMHHSANLNIRNYISKVIIPLVPLCVIECVVCHLMTSIQQFPFRFLITGMVSLMASSVAIWFFTFTKSERNYFIKLIKRK